The Gopherus evgoodei ecotype Sinaloan lineage unplaced genomic scaffold, rGopEvg1_v1.p scaffold_34_arrow_ctg1, whole genome shotgun sequence genome window below encodes:
- the LOC115641428 gene encoding E3 ubiquitin-protein ligase TRIM21-like, translated as MLGSEGFSSGKHYWEVDVRSSNDWDLGVARKSIQRKGKLSLSPKEGFWALGCSGRDYWARTDPWTRVMVQKKPKKIGVYLSYQDSQVTFFSVTNMSALFTFNDCSFSGEVYPFFKNSHKETTMRICSIREDE; from the coding sequence ATGTTGGGCTCTGAAGGATTCTCCTCTGGAAAGCACTATTGGGAGGTCGATGTCAGAAGCAGCAATGACTGGGACCTGGGAGTGGCCAGAAAATCCatacagagaaaaggaaaactttCCCTGTCCCCTAAAGAGGGATTCTGGGCTCTGggttgcagtgggagagattaCTGGGCAAGAACTGATCCATGGACCCGGGTCATGGTGCAAAAAAAGCCCAAGAAAATTGGAGTTTACCTTAGTTACCAAGACAGTCAGGTGACCTTTTTCAGTGTAACTAACATGTCTGCGTTGTTCACATTTAATGATTGTTCATTCTCAGGAGAGGTTTATCCATTCTTTAAAAATTCCCACAAAGAAACAACAATGAGAATTTGTTCTATAAGAGAAGATGAATGA